In Nitrosarchaeum sp., a genomic segment contains:
- a CDS encoding ABC transporter permease, which produces MEYRLRLAKRMLFNKKGSLIGAVLAVTIGILVIHVNFVIFQGLFDAIVRDISNYRNGDVLITDEEDYIDKSDQALVSWFERIPYVEAATPRLSSSASINMTKFGTLHEKTRIPIVGVDPFRDIQASTVHETVTDGQYVFAKNSIVLGSNVARDLGGVEVGDSLKLKIVDRFGQDQIRRFVVTGIASSPGGQGFDYSVVVHIDTLRDLMNRKGESGSIMVKLNDPTKADDVKNFFLAAFPNDDFIAETIEESAEEQLAGFRSGIAMINMIGYFGMMSSAFAIVTIQMMLVNGKTREIGVMRSIGATRKDILVIFIFQGMIIGAIGAGVGTAAGLGYTFYAKETKMSFNNSLPLEVSYNWEKIIQTAVLSFMLAIIASLYPSYRATKLLPVEAMRTV; this is translated from the coding sequence ATGGAATATCGATTACGATTAGCAAAAAGAATGTTGTTTAATAAAAAAGGAAGTCTAATCGGAGCTGTTTTAGCTGTTACTATTGGAATTTTGGTAATTCATGTAAATTTTGTAATTTTTCAGGGATTATTTGATGCAATTGTTAGAGACATCTCAAATTATAGAAACGGGGATGTCCTGATCACAGATGAAGAAGACTACATCGACAAATCTGATCAAGCATTAGTTAGTTGGTTTGAAAGAATTCCGTATGTAGAAGCAGCTACTCCCCGGTTGTCATCTAGTGCATCTATTAACATGACAAAATTTGGTACATTACATGAAAAAACAAGAATTCCTATTGTTGGGGTTGATCCATTTAGAGATATTCAAGCTTCTACAGTTCATGAAACTGTAACAGATGGACAATATGTTTTTGCTAAAAATTCAATTGTATTAGGTTCTAATGTTGCACGAGATCTTGGTGGTGTTGAAGTAGGTGATAGTTTAAAATTAAAAATTGTTGATAGATTTGGCCAAGATCAAATTAGAAGATTTGTAGTTACTGGTATAGCAAGCTCACCCGGTGGACAAGGCTTTGATTATAGTGTAGTTGTACACATTGATACTTTACGTGATTTGATGAACAGAAAAGGTGAATCAGGTTCAATAATGGTAAAACTAAATGATCCAACTAAAGCAGATGATGTTAAAAATTTCTTTTTAGCTGCATTTCCTAATGATGATTTTATTGCAGAAACAATAGAAGAATCAGCTGAAGAACAATTAGCTGGTTTTAGATCTGGTATTGCTATGATAAACATGATTGGTTATTTTGGAATGATGTCATCCGCATTTGCTATTGTTACAATTCAAATGATGTTAGTTAATGGAAAAACTAGAGAAATAGGAGTAATGAGATCAATAGGTGCTACCAGAAAAGATATTTTAGTTATTTTTATTTTTCAAGGAATGATAATTGGTGCAATAGGCGCTGGAGTTGGAACAGCAGCAGGCTTAGGATACACATTTTATGCAAAGGAGACTAAAATGTCATTCAATAATAGCCTCCCATTGGAAGTAAGTTACAATTGGGAAAAAATTATTCAAACTGCGGTATTGTCTTTTATGTTAGCAATAATTGCTTCATTATATCCGTCGTATAGGGCGACCAAACTATTACCAGTGGAGGCGATGAGAACTGTCTAA
- the hsp14 gene encoding archaeal heat shock protein Hsp14 produces the protein MGLVESMAKEMIKEIGNKSREFYEFVLPPVDMYLDNDKLTLIVDMPGFTKKDIKLSLDGNILSINASKEISEEKNHNVICNQRPNIIDKKIRLPIELREGENGVSSAKYDNGVLTIIILVKKHGKDIPIE, from the coding sequence ATGGGACTAGTTGAATCAATGGCAAAAGAAATGATCAAAGAAATAGGGAATAAATCTAGAGAATTTTACGAATTTGTTCTACCTCCTGTAGATATGTATCTGGATAATGACAAATTGACATTAATAGTTGACATGCCAGGATTTACAAAAAAAGACATAAAATTATCATTAGATGGAAACATTCTCTCCATAAACGCATCAAAAGAAATTTCTGAAGAAAAAAATCACAATGTTATCTGCAATCAGAGACCAAATATCATAGATAAAAAAATCAGATTGCCGATTGAACTTAGAGAAGGAGAAAATGGGGTAAGTTCTGCAAAATATGATAATGGTGTATTAACAATAATAATTTTAGTTAAAAAACACGGTAAAGATATTCCTATAGAATAA
- the tmk gene encoding dTMP kinase yields the protein MIIVIEGGDQAGKKTQTALLAKALKQRKIKTATFSFPDYKTPVGKEIAKYLNGKRKFPPQVIHCLLAANRWEKLNEILAAQSKNSIVIMNRYYHSNLIYGLANGMKSKWLKNLDNGLPKADLVILLDVTQRESFRRKKTNRDKFEKNEEFLRKISKIYQTIAKKEHWKIIDASKSKQEVHENILKAISQKIGL from the coding sequence ATGATAATTGTTATTGAAGGTGGAGATCAGGCAGGAAAGAAAACTCAAACTGCATTATTGGCAAAAGCATTAAAGCAAAGAAAAATCAAAACAGCTACATTTAGTTTTCCTGATTATAAGACTCCAGTAGGAAAAGAAATTGCAAAATATCTTAACGGTAAAAGAAAATTTCCACCACAGGTAATTCATTGTCTTTTAGCTGCAAACAGATGGGAAAAATTAAATGAAATTTTAGCAGCACAATCAAAAAATTCTATTGTAATAATGAATCGATATTATCACTCAAATCTAATCTATGGTTTAGCAAATGGAATGAAAAGCAAATGGTTAAAAAATCTAGATAATGGTCTACCGAAGGCTGATCTTGTAATTTTACTTGATGTAACTCAAAGAGAATCATTTCGTAGAAAAAAAACTAACAGAGACAAATTTGAAAAAAATGAAGAATTTCTAAGAAAGATATCAAAAATTTATCAAACTATTGCAAAGAAGGAACATTGGAAAATTATTGATGCATCTAAATCAAAACAAGAAGTTCATGAAAATATTTTAAAAGCAATTTCTCAGAAAATAGGCTTATGA
- a CDS encoding ABC transporter ATP-binding protein: MYGVGENTVKALDNVSFSIEKGEFVLIVGSSGSGKSTLLNMIGLLDRPTNGKVFIDGTDTSNLSDNQISTFRNKKLGFIFQFSNLLTDLTVLENVLLPREIAGTTESAEKNARELLKAVGLENQINKRANKISGGQAQRAAIARGLINNPSIVLADEPTGNLDSVTSKIIVDLMKSMAKELNQTFIIVTHDQQHFGEADRVITIKDGKASEGNQPSELEVLA, from the coding sequence ATTTACGGTGTCGGCGAAAACACGGTAAAAGCCTTAGATAATGTATCATTTTCAATTGAAAAAGGAGAATTTGTATTAATTGTTGGCAGCTCTGGTTCGGGAAAATCTACCTTACTTAACATGATAGGTCTTTTAGATCGTCCTACAAATGGTAAAGTCTTCATCGATGGAACAGACACATCAAATCTATCTGACAATCAAATCTCAACATTTAGAAATAAAAAATTAGGATTTATTTTCCAATTTTCAAATCTTTTAACTGATCTTACTGTTCTTGAAAATGTATTACTGCCAAGAGAAATTGCTGGAACTACAGAATCTGCTGAAAAAAATGCTAGAGAATTATTGAAAGCCGTTGGATTAGAGAATCAAATTAACAAAAGAGCAAATAAAATTTCAGGTGGACAAGCGCAAAGAGCAGCAATTGCTAGAGGTTTGATAAATAACCCTTCAATCGTTTTAGCTGATGAACCAACTGGTAATTTGGATTCTGTTACTTCGAAAATAATTGTTGATTTGATGAAATCAATGGCAAAAGAATTGAATCAAACATTCATCATTGTTACTCATGATCAACAACATTTTGGAGAAGCAGATCGAGTAATTACAATTAAAGATGGAAAAGCATCCGAAGGAAATCAACCATCTGAATTGGAGGTTTTAGCATGA
- a CDS encoding AsnC family transcriptional regulator — protein MDNLDIKILSRLLNNCRESDRQIGKELGISGGAIRARIKKMQEAKIIEKFTIKVEPPILGLGVLYIVVSGQNIKDVLEQIRLVGEPFFVVPCVGGITVCSIVIKENLQQKIELANKLMKDVRVLSIFEAESPGYSSNLTKTDLEILEYLIKEPRQKIEKIAEEMSISTKTVTRCIDKLQKNNGIQFTLIYNPRKIEGFISHAILAWIDGNLKETLDKMNNELSESFMQIPFIAKNQIVLFMYSRNIFEMDELTKIVRNMNGVKSADLFIPKEISFPMKWLEQAISIAKKSRTLHISYQTN, from the coding sequence TTGGACAATTTAGATATCAAAATTCTAAGCAGATTACTAAACAATTGTAGAGAATCAGACAGACAGATTGGAAAAGAGTTAGGAATATCAGGTGGAGCAATAAGAGCACGAATTAAAAAAATGCAGGAAGCCAAAATTATTGAAAAGTTTACAATTAAAGTTGAACCGCCAATTTTAGGACTAGGTGTTTTGTATATTGTAGTATCAGGACAAAACATCAAAGATGTTTTAGAACAAATCAGATTAGTTGGAGAGCCGTTTTTTGTTGTACCATGTGTAGGTGGAATCACAGTATGCAGTATAGTAATAAAAGAAAATTTACAACAAAAAATAGAACTTGCAAATAAACTAATGAAAGATGTAAGGGTACTATCAATTTTTGAAGCAGAAAGTCCAGGATATAGTTCTAATCTAACTAAAACAGATCTAGAAATTTTAGAGTATTTAATAAAAGAACCAAGACAAAAAATTGAAAAAATAGCAGAAGAGATGTCAATTTCTACAAAAACTGTTACAAGGTGTATTGATAAATTACAAAAAAATAATGGTATTCAATTTACATTAATTTATAATCCAAGAAAAATTGAAGGTTTTATTTCACATGCCATACTTGCATGGATTGATGGAAATCTTAAAGAAACATTAGATAAAATGAATAATGAACTTTCAGAATCATTTATGCAAATACCATTTATTGCAAAAAATCAGATTGTCTTGTTCATGTATAGTCGCAATATTTTTGAAATGGATGAATTAACTAAAATAGTTAGAAATATGAATGGAGTAAAATCTGCAGATTTGTTCATACCAAAAGAGATATCATTTCCAATGAAATGGTTAGAACAAGCAATCAGTATTGCTAAAAAATCACGAACACTACATATTTCGTATCAAACAAATTAA
- a CDS encoding NUDIX hydrolase, with protein MKKKIYEGKILGLSIYDLVIEGRKVKREMIEHRGAAAILAFDENNKLILVKQHRYPHGYVIEIPAGTLEKKEDPKKCAFRELEEETGYSAKKMTPLITYYPSIGYNTEAIHCFVASGLKKITDLKLDEDEILSVVKMDFKKVITMIKNGKIQDSKTICAVLTYAFKKKLN; from the coding sequence ATGAAGAAGAAAATCTATGAAGGTAAAATATTAGGTCTTAGCATTTATGATTTAGTGATTGAAGGTAGAAAAGTAAAACGTGAGATGATAGAACATAGAGGGGCAGCGGCAATTTTAGCATTTGATGAAAACAATAAACTGATACTTGTAAAACAACATAGATATCCCCATGGTTATGTAATTGAAATTCCAGCAGGTACATTAGAAAAAAAAGAAGACCCAAAGAAATGTGCTTTTAGAGAATTAGAAGAAGAAACAGGATACAGTGCTAAAAAAATGACTCCATTAATCACATATTATCCTTCTATAGGATACAATACTGAGGCTATTCATTGTTTTGTAGCGTCTGGATTGAAAAAAATTACAGATTTGAAGCTGGATGAAGATGAAATATTATCTGTAGTAAAGATGGATTTTAAAAAAGTAATTACGATGATAAAAAATGGAAAAATTCAAGATTCAAAGACAATTTGTGCAGTTTTAACATATGCATTCAAAAAGAAATTAAATTAA
- a CDS encoding HD domain-containing protein, which translates to MKKNYSDIVDPIHDFIRVYDHELKIIDNPIFQRLRRIRQLSGAHLTYPAAQHTRFEHSLGVMHIASQAGKALNEKGILKSDDIDLLRLAGLLHDIGHGPFSHLFEEIIQQKKFSHEDFGKEIILKSEIGDILSKNGYDKKLVTKIAFGDSKLQYMNEIISGALSADMMDYLLRDGYFTGAEHAQIDHKRITQSLDVHKKKLALERSALYSFESMMHSRYQMFKAVYFHKTVRSAEVMLLEALRLSDDEFGFTSFDIKEFVKLTDEYVLSTLISSKSSKLKRARQFAENYQNRKLLKCVFERILTSRTNLGKSRTDELRTSISKKSKVDESEIFVDSSVTPSIPLAPSKNESKHIILISNENGKSTAQEMPISEIPVVSAISGFMNILRIYTHQKNRKKVEIAAKSILGGLK; encoded by the coding sequence ATGAAAAAAAATTATTCAGACATAGTTGATCCAATACATGATTTTATTCGTGTATATGATCATGAATTAAAAATAATTGATAATCCAATCTTTCAAAGATTAAGACGAATACGTCAACTTTCTGGGGCTCATTTGACATATCCTGCAGCACAACATACTAGATTTGAACATTCTTTAGGTGTAATGCATATTGCAAGTCAAGCTGGTAAGGCATTAAACGAAAAAGGAATTTTAAAATCTGATGATATTGATTTATTGAGACTTGCAGGACTTTTACATGACATTGGTCATGGCCCTTTCTCTCATCTTTTTGAGGAGATTATTCAACAAAAAAAATTTTCACATGAAGACTTTGGTAAAGAAATTATTTTAAAATCTGAAATTGGTGACATACTATCAAAAAATGGATATGACAAAAAACTTGTTACAAAAATTGCATTTGGAGATTCAAAATTACAATACATGAATGAAATAATTTCTGGAGCCTTAAGTGCTGATATGATGGATTACTTACTAAGAGATGGATATTTTACAGGAGCAGAACATGCACAAATTGATCATAAAAGAATAACACAATCTCTTGATGTACACAAGAAAAAACTTGCTCTAGAAAGATCAGCACTCTACTCTTTTGAATCTATGATGCACTCTCGTTATCAAATGTTCAAAGCTGTATATTTTCATAAAACAGTAAGATCTGCTGAAGTAATGCTTTTGGAGGCATTACGATTATCTGATGATGAATTTGGTTTTACATCATTTGACATTAAAGAATTTGTCAAACTTACAGATGAATATGTTTTGTCTACACTAATCTCATCAAAATCATCTAAGCTAAAACGTGCTAGACAATTTGCTGAAAATTATCAAAATCGTAAATTGTTAAAATGTGTATTTGAACGAATTCTAACTAGCAGAACTAATTTAGGAAAATCTAGAACCGATGAATTAAGAACATCAATTTCCAAAAAATCCAAAGTTGATGAGAGTGAAATTTTTGTTGATAGCTCAGTTACTCCATCAATTCCATTAGCTCCGTCCAAAAATGAATCAAAACATATTATTTTGATTTCAAATGAGAATGGAAAATCTACTGCCCAAGAGATGCCTATATCTGAAATTCCTGTAGTTTCGGCAATATCTGGTTTCATGAATATTCTTAGAATATACACCCATCAAAAGAATAGAAAAAAAGTTGAAATTGCCGCAAAATCAATCCTCGGTGGTTTAAAGTAA
- the pyrH gene encoding UMP kinase: MKKRIVIKLSGRIFGMDNAKVLKDYASFLVKISKICQPIIVAGGGNIARHYITHARSSGADESTLDELGIEISRLNAKLLIYALKNKAYSHPPTTLQEVRHAVDDGLIVVTGGLHPGQSTNGTAALIAEKINAEQFLNATDVDGVYDMDPNKFKNAKKFKRIELKNLKNMLVHEDSVAGGYDLMDIVALKIIERSKIKTRIIKADLKTLEKAIKGGEVGTEIILQSK, from the coding sequence ATGAAAAAAAGAATTGTCATAAAACTTTCAGGACGAATTTTTGGTATGGATAATGCAAAAGTACTCAAGGATTATGCTTCATTTCTAGTCAAAATTAGTAAGATATGTCAACCGATAATTGTTGCAGGTGGAGGAAATATTGCAAGACATTACATTACTCATGCAAGATCTTCTGGAGCTGATGAATCTACTTTAGATGAACTTGGAATTGAAATTTCTAGATTAAATGCAAAACTATTGATTTATGCCTTAAAAAATAAAGCATATTCGCACCCACCAACAACATTACAAGAAGTTAGACATGCAGTTGATGATGGATTAATTGTAGTTACAGGCGGTTTACATCCTGGACAAAGTACCAATGGTACCGCAGCTCTTATTGCAGAAAAAATCAACGCAGAACAATTTCTTAATGCTACTGATGTTGACGGTGTTTATGATATGGACCCTAACAAATTCAAAAATGCAAAAAAATTCAAACGAATCGAACTTAAGAATTTAAAAAATATGTTAGTTCATGAAGATTCAGTTGCAGGAGGCTATGATTTGATGGATATAGTAGCTCTAAAAATAATCGAACGCTCTAAAATTAAAACACGAATTATTAAAGCCGATCTCAAAACACTTGAAAAAGCAATCAAAGGTGGAGAGGTAGGAACAGAAATAATCCTCCAATCAAAATAG
- a CDS encoding ammonium transporter, which produces MNSRNHKYALLLVAAVAITAAGAMSQAFAQNVNDGMDGYVAGTSGIYTGNPNECWYDDGEGNMMPCRIDTGDTAWILTATSLVLFMSPGVGFFYGGLARSKNVVNVLGMTIIVMGLISVQWVLWGYSLAFGPIDSDANMFMGSLQYVGFNEVSHYAPLGEAGPCADTWSAAYQMNAMVEADQCSQGWPGTVPHQLFAMFQATFAIITPILIIGGLIDRIKFSALIIFILLWATFVYDPVAHWVWGGGYIGGGALDLNPDLSPSFALDFAGGTVVHITSGFSALAGALILGRRLGYGKVPMEPHNIPMVVLGAGILWFGWFGFNAGSEVMVDGITVSAWTVTNTATGMAALTWVLMSWAHTGKPSIVGAASGAVAGLVAITPASGWVGPMASIIIGIAAGTVCYAAVTFKNARKWDDALDVWGVHGMGGLTGAILTGTLASPHIWDTGDGIGAWTGTAEGMEQQAISIIGAAISVGYAFGVTIVILKIMDAVWPGGIRVTPKEEEIGLDLAQHGERAYVNE; this is translated from the coding sequence ATGAATTCTAGGAACCACAAGTATGCTCTATTACTTGTGGCCGCAGTAGCCATTACAGCAGCAGGTGCAATGTCACAAGCATTCGCACAAAATGTTAATGATGGTATGGACGGATACGTTGCAGGAACTAGTGGAATCTACACTGGTAATCCTAACGAATGTTGGTATGATGATGGCGAAGGTAACATGATGCCCTGTAGAATTGATACAGGTGATACAGCATGGATACTAACAGCTACTTCATTGGTACTCTTCATGTCGCCCGGAGTCGGCTTCTTTTATGGCGGATTAGCCAGATCAAAGAACGTCGTCAACGTACTTGGTATGACCATAATTGTTATGGGACTTATCTCAGTACAATGGGTTCTATGGGGATATTCTCTAGCATTTGGTCCAATTGATAGTGATGCAAACATGTTCATGGGCTCACTTCAATATGTTGGCTTCAATGAAGTCTCTCACTATGCACCATTAGGTGAAGCAGGTCCATGTGCAGACACATGGTCAGCAGCTTACCAGATGAATGCGATGGTGGAAGCCGATCAATGTAGTCAAGGTTGGCCAGGTACTGTACCTCATCAATTATTCGCAATGTTCCAAGCAACATTCGCAATTATCACACCAATTCTAATTATTGGTGGATTAATTGATAGAATTAAGTTCAGCGCATTGATAATCTTCATACTCCTATGGGCTACCTTCGTTTATGATCCAGTTGCACACTGGGTTTGGGGAGGTGGTTATATCGGAGGAGGCGCATTAGATCTTAATCCTGACTTATCTCCATCGTTTGCATTAGACTTTGCTGGTGGTACTGTAGTACACATTACTTCTGGATTCTCTGCATTGGCAGGCGCCTTAATCCTTGGCAGAAGACTTGGATATGGTAAAGTGCCAATGGAACCACACAACATTCCAATGGTAGTCCTCGGAGCAGGAATACTCTGGTTTGGATGGTTTGGTTTTAACGCAGGAAGTGAAGTAATGGTAGACGGCATTACCGTAAGCGCATGGACAGTTACAAATACTGCAACAGGTATGGCTGCTCTTACTTGGGTCTTGATGTCATGGGCACATACAGGAAAACCAAGTATTGTAGGAGCTGCATCAGGTGCAGTAGCAGGTTTAGTAGCTATCACTCCAGCTTCAGGTTGGGTAGGTCCAATGGCTTCAATTATAATCGGTATTGCTGCTGGTACAGTTTGTTATGCAGCTGTAACATTCAAAAACGCACGTAAATGGGACGACGCATTAGATGTATGGGGAGTACACGGAATGGGTGGTCTTACCGGTGCAATTTTGACTGGTACATTAGCTAGTCCACACATCTGGGATACCGGTGACGGTATTGGTGCTTGGACTGGTACTGCAGAAGGAATGGAACAGCAAGCAATTAGCATCATCGGTGCAGCAATCTCAGTAGGTTATGCATTTGGTGTTACGATTGTAATTCTCAAAATAATGGATGCCGTTTGGCCAGGTGGAATCAGGGTCACTCCAAAAGAAGAGGAGATCGGTCTTGATTTGGCACAGCATGGAGAAAGAGCATACGTAAACGAATAA
- a CDS encoding AarF/ABC1/UbiB kinase family protein → MSNIRTIQVLYKLLPSILALRKDRRKWVNTEGKDTDLEKYRKNARKVLNTFISLGPVYIKLGQWLSSRADILPQPYLEELAKLQDSVPAAPFDLVKPIIENDIGPLNEKFESIDQNPLSGASLGQVYRGRISGQEIVIKVKRPGIEKVVEEDLKVLKKILPMALRFVDPNLRFSARAMLSQFIETIHEEMDYTIESTNLKKIKQDMKKSNIAIPSVYDDYSSKNVLTMEYLPGIKITNIEALDEKGIDRHKLVIDVHKVFFTMLLRHSLFHADPHPGNISVTDDGKLILYDYGMVGRLDNDTRLRLIRLYLALVEKDPPRTVNAMADLGMLTPDFNRSVIEKGIELAVRAMHGKKPDEMEVQSLMELANKTMSKFPFVLPKNLALYMRMASIIEGIYKTHKVDFKFVKVLREILQEEHLIKDAYIEELKYSFQRFAKSIDATISIAPELKKFIDENRSIQLNTKPKSNVLLSGSILSSAIFVGSTVLYTTNESLGITGIIGSLIIMSIFTIFRKR, encoded by the coding sequence ATGTCTAACATAAGAACAATTCAAGTACTTTACAAACTACTACCTTCAATTCTGGCATTACGAAAAGATAGAAGAAAATGGGTTAATACAGAAGGCAAGGACACCGATTTAGAAAAATATCGTAAGAACGCACGTAAAGTTTTAAACACTTTCATTTCGTTAGGACCTGTTTACATAAAATTAGGACAATGGCTTTCATCAAGAGCGGATATTTTACCACAACCATACTTGGAAGAACTTGCCAAGCTACAAGATAGTGTTCCAGCAGCTCCATTTGATCTGGTAAAACCAATAATTGAAAATGACATCGGACCACTTAATGAAAAATTTGAAAGCATAGATCAAAATCCTCTCTCTGGTGCATCACTAGGTCAAGTTTATCGAGGAAGAATATCTGGTCAAGAGATTGTAATTAAAGTAAAAAGACCTGGTATTGAAAAAGTTGTAGAAGAGGATCTTAAAGTCTTAAAAAAAATACTTCCAATGGCATTGAGATTTGTAGATCCAAACTTACGTTTTTCTGCAAGAGCAATGCTTTCACAATTTATTGAGACTATTCACGAAGAGATGGATTATACGATAGAATCAACAAATCTCAAAAAAATCAAGCAAGACATGAAGAAAAGCAACATAGCGATTCCCTCAGTGTATGATGATTATTCCTCAAAAAATGTACTTACTATGGAATATCTTCCTGGTATCAAAATTACCAATATAGAAGCACTTGATGAGAAGGGAATTGACAGGCACAAACTAGTCATTGATGTTCATAAGGTCTTTTTCACCATGCTTTTACGTCATTCTTTATTTCATGCAGATCCTCATCCAGGAAACATTTCAGTAACTGACGATGGGAAACTGATTCTTTATGATTATGGCATGGTTGGGAGATTAGATAATGATACTAGATTAAGACTGATTCGACTTTATCTTGCACTAGTTGAAAAAGATCCACCTCGAACAGTTAATGCAATGGCAGACCTCGGAATGCTAACTCCTGATTTTAACCGTTCAGTAATAGAAAAAGGAATAGAATTGGCAGTTCGTGCAATGCATGGAAAAAAGCCTGATGAAATGGAAGTACAAAGTTTGATGGAACTTGCAAACAAAACAATGAGTAAATTTCCATTTGTTCTTCCAAAAAATTTGGCGCTATACATGAGAATGGCATCTATCATTGAAGGAATTTACAAAACACATAAAGTTGATTTTAAATTTGTCAAAGTATTGAGAGAAATTTTACAAGAAGAACATTTAATCAAAGATGCATACATTGAAGAACTCAAATATTCATTTCAAAGATTTGCAAAATCAATTGATGCCACTATCTCAATTGCTCCAGAACTTAAGAAATTCATTGATGAAAATAGATCAATCCAACTAAATACAAAACCTAAATCCAATGTTTTACTTTCTGGAAGTATACTTTCATCTGCAATATTTGTTGGTTCTACGGTTTTGTATACTACAAATGAATCTCTAGGAATTACTGGAATAATTGGTTCTTTGATAATAATGAGTATTTTTACAATATTTAGAAAACGATAA
- a CDS encoding V-type ATPase subunit translates to MGGAKNVYASVKSYSKRGKLLKKSDFQTLAESRDLDELMTRIKNTIYGDSISEVQKPYTSQGIESALRSHLADTHYSIAKTSGNSGVLDAYYMKFIVSNLKSILKGKALGKPQEEIETHVNLHAEELIKQRDVVIKALVSKDLEEAVASLNSVQFGEEIAKAAALYSERKNVQIFDTYFDKILIQHLAGAMKNYADKDATKLVGMDVDFYNILSVIRGKFWGLKEEQIQDLIVAQTPTAKELLGRMIAAATIKDAFNELSNTKYKTLIPQTEKELDAIAEFERAFEMAIYQTAIRSFTKMFSFATIVGITKLTAFEVRNLAAIAFAVEQKIPTEITMSKLILEVE, encoded by the coding sequence ATGGGTGGAGCAAAAAATGTCTATGCATCTGTAAAATCATATAGTAAACGAGGTAAATTATTAAAAAAATCTGATTTTCAAACGTTAGCAGAATCAAGGGATCTTGATGAATTAATGACTAGAATCAAAAATACAATTTATGGAGATTCTATTTCAGAGGTACAAAAACCATATACATCACAAGGTATTGAATCTGCACTAAGAAGTCATTTAGCAGATACACATTATTCAATTGCAAAAACATCAGGAAATTCAGGTGTTTTAGATGCATATTATATGAAATTCATTGTTTCAAATTTAAAATCAATTTTAAAAGGAAAAGCTTTAGGGAAACCTCAAGAAGAAATTGAAACTCACGTAAATCTTCATGCTGAAGAATTAATCAAACAAAGAGATGTTGTCATTAAAGCATTAGTTTCAAAAGATTTGGAAGAGGCAGTTGCAAGCTTGAATTCAGTACAATTTGGGGAAGAAATTGCAAAGGCTGCAGCTTTATACAGTGAAAGAAAAAATGTCCAGATTTTTGATACGTATTTTGATAAAATTTTAATTCAGCATTTAGCTGGTGCTATGAAAAATTATGCAGACAAAGATGCTACAAAATTGGTTGGAATGGATGTAGATTTTTACAATATTCTAAGTGTAATTAGAGGAAAATTCTGGGGATTAAAAGAAGAACAAATTCAAGATCTTATTGTTGCTCAAACTCCTACTGCAAAAGAACTACTTGGAAGAATGATTGCAGCTGCAACAATTAAAGATGCATTTAATGAATTATCCAACACAAAATACAAAACTCTGATCCCTCAAACTGAAAAAGAACTTGATGCTATTGCTGAATTTGAAAGGGCGTTTGAAATGGCAATTTACCAAACAGCCATAAGATCTTTCACAAAAATGTTTAGTTTTGCAACAATCGTGGGAATTACTAAACTAACGGCATTTGAAGTTAGAAATTTAGCAGCTATTGCATTTGCAGTTGAACAAAAAATACCAACTGAAATTACCATGTCAAAGTTAATTTTGGAAGTAGAATAG